The DNA sequence ttacatttttattaattttttaatttatattgttttagttTGATGGGAAAATTGATATTTCGCTTTAAATGTTATAAGTTTGTAACATAGTCTGTATTTTAGTTCATACTAGTAAATTTCATTCAATTgttattcaattcaattataaatttggGATTTCATTTAGTCTtaacatgcaatatttttaaaatttattaataatttataataattcaatacatcataaatataataagtaaatatataggactaccaatatatatactatacgtaatatcataatcataaataataacttttatacaatattaatacaaatacgtattattaatattaatttaagataCTACcccatattataataatttgattaagaagaattcataataataactTCATACACCATAATGTTACttaatattaatgtatataataaactacaaaggagtatataaatttataattaaatatattaagtaaTGACATTATGCTACACGATATCAAACTATAGCCATTTCTGTTACTTTaatttactagtagtacttattCTTATTATTCCCAATGTTCTTAATAATTTAACACCATTTAAttcgacacgagtttttataaatataataaaaaattaattgaaaacgTTAGTGACATGcaggtcctatttttatatattagttttataatataatatgagtgagaatgagttagtggattgtgatccattataaaaaaatagtaaaagtgaaaggtgacaaatttttagggacggacgaaaaagaaaataagtaacaaattttcaggaatagaggaagtattatttttttagaatcgtagttactagtataatttaattgtaatcaTATGATTAGACTTATCCATTTTGGAGTGTTAAAGTAAATGTTATTCAATCCGTTAAAATACTCTTTCTGGCTTAAAGCCTTAAAGAATATATGCATTTGGGTTcgtctctattttaatacaaaattagtaaaataagagaggggtagagaaaaaaagtaattaaaatattattagcaGAGAATGGATCTCACgtcactaattaaaatattattagtagagaATGGATCTCACGTCactagagaaaaaataatttccaaaattaggaagtgcatattcttgttgaactaatcaaaaaggaaaaaatatatattcttgtaGGACGAATGGactaaaaaaagtgaataaagtaaagagtaaagtaagaaaacaaataaattaaagtgaaaaaaatgttaattaccTCGACTATAATGGAACTTTCCTaagtgaaaaaattatttaattataatggaaaatTTCTGATATGAAATAAACGTACATGCTTAAttaattcaagattaattgTGCAATAAACATACATACTTCATTAGGATCcgataataattatttttgggaaaTAGAGTTTGTAATTAGTAAAGACGGAGATTAGTTTcaacatttaatttgaaattaaatatgtattctctctccaaaattGGAAGGAAAGGGTGATTGTGTAAAACTAGTTAAGCACTATctaaaactattattttattatattacttttgcaattatttatagaaatacCACCGTGTGGCCAGCCACATTGTGGCCGCATAgcattattgataaatttattactatattatatgTAGCTATTTAAaagttgtaaaaaaaaaattatagataatttttttttttctcatggagacagtatatattttgtgttctGCTTCTCTAAAATCACAAGAAGCTGATAAATACACTTGTATAACACGTTTCTGAAAGTGAAACGACGACGAATTTATGGATAGATGAAAAAAAGACAAATctataattaagaaatgataAGTGTCCTAACCACAAATCTATAACTCCCGATATATGAGTTATTAGGTTTATATAAGTGTTTAGTAGATAAGATGATTTATctgttggaatctatgccggtcaatggactttgaccaattataatttcaacgagacatttaattttgtgaaattaaatgatatagtgTCGATCTATGTTCGGAGTAGACGACCGTGGTATatacattttctcaaatccgattcccggtatgtgagaaataatggattaaagttgtgcaaaattgcaaacttaaatGAGCTATGAAAGAAGCTTTAGAGAATAATTAAGaaagttaattatcccacatttgAAGTTACGaccttattaaactaatatttaataaaaatgattattacatgtaataattatagtggactaagatgagTTGTAAGCAGGGGCGGACGCAGAAAATTTGTTCAGTAGGGGCTATATTGTAAACGATACTCACTTTGTCCTTTATAGTCttgagggtatttttgtcccaaaaaaattcaaaatagtgaaaaagtaGCTTAAATGATATTAAGTCGAAGTTGACAGGcctcaaaaaatattttaaaaatttacagaCCAAAAATGATAGTTCAGTAATGTTCGCAGACTGAAAAAATATTTcccctattaaaatatacttcctccgtccgcgagtaggagtcccgtttttctattttagtcagTCTACAAATAAGAGTCCCGAtccacttttaccataaatgataatagagtctcaccttccactaacatatttcactcacatttcatttaaaactaatgtatTCAAGTGAGATTcctattccattaattttttttcacccacCTTTCTTAACATTtgttaaaacccgtgccgccaaGGAATGCGACTCCTAACtgcggatggagggagtaacaactaaaaacactCCGAATTTATAAGGTGTCAATTACCtgaaaaattttcaatcttaacaacttaaactcaaatcaataatttttcataaataaacaaTTCTGTAAATTACCGAGGTGGAAACAACTAAAATTACCGAGCAAAGTCAGCCACTGTAACCGAATAACAAAATTCTGGAGTATTTGCTTTAGTTCTAGTCCaggaaatttttaaattaaagaagaatTCGTAGTTTTACTAATGcacttttattaaaactagCTCCTAAACCTATCAATATCTATTGAAGGCATTCTACATGAATTCTGAATATTTTAATCTGACAAACAGTAAATGCACAGTGAAAGAGGCTTGAATCAAAGTAGGAGTATAagtattttatatcattatattatttaatctttaatgttcttcttcttcctcgaACCAATAGCACCATTGTTGcttttcttcaattatttcagaattttaatttcagcCCCGCTCATCAATCTATTTCCAATGATTTAGTCATCAgatatattgattttgtaaGGGCTAAGTAgatgattttcaaaaatttcaaaaaaaaatattgggtaagggcttaagccccACCCTGTTAATACGTGTGTCCGCCCCTGGCTGTAAGAGTCCACACGTGCGCACACGCGCCCGTCGTCCGCCGCGAGCCTCAGCATGTGTccttggatcttggcaattggtctttgggtgTTCTTTGGGCCTGGTCGTGGACTTGGTGCTTGGGCTCGACCCAAGGCTAGTgggtctagttctttttagaGCCCCGTGTccttggatcttggcaattggtctttgggtgTTCTTTGGGCCTGGTCGTAGGCTTGGTGCTTGGGCTCGACCCAAGGCTAGTgggtctagttctttttagaccaccaccgtttccacgtcagcGAGCCAAGCGGATGACACCTCATCAGTATGATGCGGtaagccaacgtggctgacacgtgaCGGTCCACGTCATGATCGAATCTAGAAGCGTCTAGATTCAACATCTTTGAGCTTGTAACGGCTCGTAACCGACGACCGTTACGGTCTAGCATTGATGACAGCGTTGACCCCTACAGTGGACTGAGCTtataaataggctagtcaTTCTAGCGTTCTATACACCAGAAACTAGAATATCACTCTGCATCATACACTCTCCCCTTTCTTCTGCATTGTTTTTCTATCGAAAGCTATGCCCTCTCCTCCGtccagttcgccggagctctgctgatagcggtgctgcttcatcagagacgtagccgttttatctttggggatgAAACGCCAgtccgaagagcactaccggggcgcATCTCGTTTTGCGGAAAGAGGACTCCTCAACTCGGCTAAACACTTTCACGGTTTacttgtttcaaatttttcttgtaatcgtgtttcaatttttccatttgtattttttcttGGATTGTATTACGCTCAGCTAGTTTTATATCTTGTAATTCCAGAAACCAACAGGGTGGCTGTTAAGCATATCGAAGCATGAATTGGTTTGTGCAGTTAATTCATCAGCTAAAAAAGATGGGTTAGCATCTCAccataaaatttagaattttatcttaatttattttaaagttcatcTTATGTTAATATTTTGTGCTATATTAACATGTCTACCAAATTAACAACTCTAAGCACTTCAAACGCAGGATACAAAGCTCGATATATGAAAGTATGTAGGAAACTCATCTTGAATAAAACTCTACTGTACAAGATAACTATATCtctaaaatgtccattaactATGAAAGACTAGGAAATTCATCTTAAATAAAACTCCACATGATAACCATATCTCCAAAGAGTCCACTAATGACGatgaataaacaaaaagatAACTCTATCATAGATCGATATGGTTATCATGTTGTTAGGGGTACTATATGTTGAACACAATGAAATAAATGTAACCTATCGATGTTAGGTAATTGTTTCTATTGTatgataatagtagtatttcataaAAAGTTAAGACTTTCTTGCACCATCACTATTTTACCCCACACACCATAACACACATCAATATTAAACACATCATTTATGGCTTTAAATTTTAGGCTTTCAAAATTCAAAGTCACACCAAACCCTTTGTCTgattgtttcattttctagCTAGTACAAGaataaaagtttataaaatagataaaataagaatggTCCATGATGACCATTATAGTCAAactaatagaattaaaaaactTGTATAAATTTCTAAGAAAACTTTGTACACATTGCATTTCATCAAACTCACACCTAAAccttacaaaaataataatctaacACACAcatcaatccaaaaaaaacaaagttcAATTTCTacaaattgaaaaacttgtcctttttttcattctttcaaAACTCAATGTTGCAAGGAAATAGCCCTTCTAAGATTCACCACAGCCTTCTCATACCTCACAAATCCCATGAACCAAAACTCATACCCATCCTCAGTCACAATCTCTATATACTTGTGTGTTGGATTGTTCACATTCCCACTCTCATTTGCTGCCTTTATCTTCTTCATCGGAATCGAAACCTACAAACACCACAAAACTGTCTCATGCTCGAGTCCACTATGACACGATCTATGAATTTAACGTTTTCAAGTACCTTGTAGGGGATCCGAATGAGGCCTCCGGAGGAGGAGTGGACGGTGATGGATCGTTCGCTGCAGAAGGAGAGTTTCTGTGTGGAGATGAAGAGAATGCCAGCAATTGGACCAGCAGTTGTGGAGAGATAACATTGGGATGCTTTGAGCAACTTTTCTCCCTCACTCACTCCAAATATGTCTCTAAATATATTCTCTCTGCCCCCTTTCTTTATTATCTTGGCTCCAACACTCAGCTTCCCCTTCACTGTTTCTGAGAATTTTGGCCCCATTTTCACTGCACCATTTTTCAAGATTATTGCTTTAAACCAACACATCCATCTATCTATGCATATACAATCCAATGAGAAACATTATTCAAATTGATGAATGAAAAACCATTTTCAGCTCTTCTGATTCCAAGATTCAAAAGTGAGTACATCATTTTGCTAAATAAGTTAGGGGcaaaaatttgcattttttttagtgcAACTAATTTAAGTGAAGCGCTAATTAAGCTGCATTAAACGTATAAAGTATATGCATTCGATGTGAAATTAATTGAACTAAAAGAAATTGAGGGACAAGTAAATGACTAAACCTTCAattaacacacacacacacacatacatgaATATATATGTACCATGTTCACGAACTCTGTAAGCAAAGCTGGTTCCTTTTCTGTCCAATTTCTTCTTCTGATTCCTCCCAGCTTCAGCTACCTCCCCATTTTCTGCAAATTTTTCAAGAGCTATTCATTTGACAAATCTTCattaaaaaacacacacacacacagtgAGAAATCTTGATAAAATTAGCATACCTGTAAAGGGAGCAGAGTGATCTGAAGAGGAGGGACTCCGGGAAGGCTCAGACAAGGAAGAAGATCTATCTAAGCTTGCCACAAATGGGCTTGTCGGAAAACCATCTTCAAACTCACGATCCTTGGTTTTCTCCATCAAAGACTCAAGCTTTCTTGCTGGGTTTATCAAAGATTCGATTTTTATGGCTGGGTTTGAGAAAACACGGAATGGGTGAGCTGATAAATTGCAGAGGAGAGTTTTAGGAAAAATCGTGGCAAGAAGTGATAATTGAGGTGTGGAATAATGGGTATGACATATGCTGTCACTGTCGGAAGCCCCacaatttacattattttttttaagattcaAACATACAAACTTAAATACagcttcaaattttcaatcatttcttATCTTTAGCTTACGCTTTCCAATTCAGAAGTTTCCGTTGGCAGTTTTAGAATTATTAAAAACGTTTCTTGGAAATTTCCTTTAGTCAAGTAAGGTTAGCGGtgactttttttaaatactataGATTAGTTGGTCctaaatcataaactttaatcgaaatttagtatttttcaaaactttaaaattgatcacaaaattataaatttaagcTTTGTAGCcaaatatttacataaataattttattccaattcatttaaaattcaCTAAAGGCAGCAAGCTTATTTTCTTTACCGAATTTTGAAgtttatgaaaatatcaaatcatgCCAAAGTCTGTAATTTTAGagatcaataatttaaatttattcattattagtcctcacaaatttttttaatttaaacaatattcatttcgtatgtaattttttgtttgtgtgttttaCTAAAAGATTTCATATCCAggtaatcatatttatttatttatttaatattatatgctaaatggagtaatatttagtgtgtttagcaaatatattaaatagaagATTTAGTAAAGTTAATTAGTCCCTAAAATCACGAACTTTTGCCTAATTTAATCTTTTCCATGAACTAAAACTTTTTGCcagaaaaatcatgaaaatatttcttaGACTGAAATTTTCCAAGAACTGACTTCGAAAAAAATTCACTACAAAGcctaaattcataatttttgtgaCCAACTTTAAAGTTTATAAGAAATGGTATCAAATTTCagtcaaaatttataattttagggACCAATaccatttaaaaatagaacaaactaatccatacatatataaacaatTGGAGAGTATGGAAATTTGTTTAGATATCAgtcttttattaaatttatgtctGTCTCAGTTTGGTTAGGCAAGAAGgtttttttattcacattaCTCCGACCGGTTAAATTGTTACAACAATTTCTGTCTTTGAAATCTGTGTTGTGTCAACACAGATGAAGAATCTTTGACTAACTTTGAAGGGTAATTTGAATAAATGGAAATACATTACACATCATTCATACAAAATTTTGCCAAAACTTATAAGAGAACCTACTACAGCATGttctaaacaaattaaattagcatCAGTACAACAGAAGAAAAACATCATTCTTGACAACGAAACGAAGCACGACTCAGTTGGTAAAGAAGCTTCCCCTCCAACGAGATGAGGTATGCCTATTCGGCGGGGACTTCTTTGTGAGCTTTATAGGACAAAATCACATTCCATACTAAGGCAATAAAATTGGCAGCAAGGACCTGCAAATTGGTGATTTGTGGGGAAAATATGTGATTCAATACACAATAATTTACTCAAATTAAACAAAGGTAAATGGCAATCATCATCTTCAGCTATTTAAAGATTAAACAAACCTGAAACTGCTGTGGAACAAATTGGAAGTTGAGGAACTGAAATGGTATCCAGAGTTGCCAATTTGCAACAACTGATGAGAACCATTCCTACAAGTAAAACGTTAAGCGTTGTCATGAACATTTTGGGCAAGAACAATCAGATCCTTCGCAATCACCTTCATGTTTAGTCACCAATAATCAAAGTGCAAGTAAAAGTACCTGTTTTAGTTTCGGGATTACGTTTGACGGATGTCCCTCAAGTGTCACCAATGTAGATAGGAAAGTCCCGATGAAAATGGGAGAGAAAATAAACTGTATATGCAATATCAAATGCAAATTATGTTAGGGGGTTTGATTCAGGTGTAACAACaaacaaagataaatcaaGCTTGTAGCTGAAATCGAGAAGCTTAAAGAAGTGACCTGATCAAGGATAAGCCTCAAGAAAGTTCCAGAAGCTCCGGGGAGGGTAACGAGTTTACTCAGATACAAATACCTAAATATGCATCGGGAGTGGTTAAATTGTGTATGCGAAGATATAGGTCATGGCTTCAAGGTATCAAGTTAAAGAATGCAACTAATCCAGAAAATAACGAGACAAATAGATGATAAAACAATAATCATTAGTGACAGAGCTGCATCCACATTGTAGATTTGTATGCAGAGTAAAAAAGGAGGGTACGgataaaggaaaaaacaaCTTTTAACCGTTACCAGAAATGCAATGTCGGACCAACCAAAACCAGTCCCAACGAAGTGAAAATAAATGTCCGCTTCAAATCAGGAGATGGCACTTGATCAATGAAGAGCTGACGAACATTGTACCCGAatagaaaggaaaagaagagtATTACTTaatggaaacaaaaaaaacgtAACAACCAGCCAAATACAGAGGTAAATAAACTAGTTCTACGACTGATGCATGACTATGCCAATTGCCACACCCTACATTTCGACTCATAAGTTGATAGAAACACAATTCACAAGCACTAACCACAATTCCACAACTGGTTTCAAAGGTGTCACTCAAAAGcaaagcaatttttttttttgctttcaaAATTTTGCATGACTCCATTGATAGAGTTAGGCTACATCAAATATATGATCTCAAGCCTCTAACGAGCCAGTTTACCTGGCATATAACATCACCAACCAAAGTTAACATTGCTGAAGTGACGGCCTTGGTGATCACAGGATGCTCGGCAAGAAGAGACAGATACCTGGAAACAAACTTAGAATGAGATGAATGCAAGGAACTGATCCTCAATTAGCAATAAGTCAGACCCCTTCCATTTTTCTATAACATCACAACTACAAATTGCAAGATAAAGATTTAAGAACATCCTCAGATACTGAATTTTCAATCcaatatcataaatttcatGCCCCACATTATGCATATAACTAAGAAACTAAAGATTTAAACTCTTTTTAGTACTTATGAAAGAAAAACGATGGACTCAAACGTGAGACCAAATGCGTTAACCACACTACCAATAGACCAACACGCGCacacaaaattgaaacttttacCAGAATGAGACTCCACTGATATCAATGCTTAGTTGCAGAAACAGAAATcatccaattacactaaactTTTCAAGAACAGAAATTTCATCAAAGATGTAGTCTTTCTCTTTCAAACTGGATAAAGTacaaagattggatttttattatacCATGAAACAAATGACCAGTTACTGCCATGGCCTCCGCCTCCTCCACCACTGCCGCCTCCGCCACCTCCACCGGAAGAGCCTCCGCCGCCGCTAGAACCGTCCCCAGCTCCGCCGCCACTCGAAACCTGGAAAGAGCGAAGGGCCAAAGGCTTCGACCCATATATTCCTAAGCCGTTTGCAGAAGCCAGAGAAATCCTACTGCGAGAATTCCCATTATTGTGAATTGAATTGCAagaaagaattgaagttggAGTATGAATGTGGGTGCGGCGGAAATCCGAGAAAACATAGTATTTTTGGGCGACAGTTGTGGGATTCGCGGCCATCATAGTTTCTGCTGCTGCTTCTTCCTCTTCGTATGGATAATGGAGtatgaaaaactaaaataatggGGTTTTGCACAATTTGGGGTTTTTGAGGTTTTAGCGGATGTGTAgattctttttgttttctttcttttatgaGAGATTTTTTAAACCGgctgaatattttgaatatatgagTTTAAAGCGAtcgagttatttttttaaaaatttctggTAGTAAAGATAAGGATAATTGCAGtgaggagtgatcaattgctaaccaCTGTccctgtccctgaaaatttgatacatattactatttcggtccgtcccgaaaatttgatacacttcacttttaccatttttggtagtggacctcatattccactaacttcattcctactcacattttattataaaactaatactttaaaagtaggacccacatcccaccaactttttcaactcactttccattaaatttcttaaaacccgtgtcgggtcaaagtgtagcaaattttgggggacggaggtagtatcatttaattgttaactataactaatttaaagtcataggattttagaaaatatgtggtctacaattgccacgtgtaattttcatttttattaataaaataaaaaaaataataaaaaaccctccaaattagggtttttgatgaaaatgttaatatagtgtttcgaaaatatcaacacaatgcattgagaatgtcaacataatgctttaagaatgttaacccattgcttatattgacattctacatgtattatattgacatattttatatagtatgttgaatTTCTGttgtacaaaaaaattaaaaaattttgaatttttttcaaattttgacgtcggaacatatgcatgtaggatatcgttggaatccttatgaaattatctttaatttgatatatgttatatgaatttaaagttttgggatttcttttaaaagttagttataactaaacatgtagttaattgacattaatacccctattgatattttttggaattaatcttatggccttattgacgtttttcgttgatcatATTGATATTTAGGGATTGATGATCTAaacccttaatttgaatatctaatgactattatttagttgtaattagcaattaagttatgagttagcaatataacactcctcTAAATGTAGTactgtactccctccgtcccattaaagatgacctactttcctttttggtttgttccaaccaagatgactcattacttaaaatggaaacccctttatctctactttatctcatctctcttactttactctctccatttaacacacaaaataaagttgtataaaatcccgtgccgcccaagaaaggggtcatttcctttggacggagggagtattatataaattttatatatatagagtatgAGACGTAATcagagttagcaatataacactcccctaaatgtagtattatataaattttatatatatagaatatgaGACGTAATCAAATGTAAACTCTAAATactgtacaaactccaaactatgatctggatcgttgaaaaatgtcaacagatgataaaattacattaacacgaaatgtcaacacagtgtcaacaGTTGATGctatgttgacattgtgttgatatcatgttgacattttgtgttgaagtaattttatcatttgttgacatttttcaacaGTCCAGGTCTTTCGAGTTTgtatatttagagtttgcattttatcactacccgaCTATAGAGTATTATACCCTAAActttaaatgtaattaaattatattacaaattaaatttattactatattattctatagaaataataaaatttaagcttgatttataataaaaattttcacTTGTATTTAAGCTTGATTTgatattaatagaaaaaatatatattttaaatgtatcaatatttaattaaaattctaatatttttctatatcaTTACcaaggggagtgatcaattgctaactcatcatttaattgctaactacaactaatttaaggccataggattttataaaacgtgtggtctataatttgtcacgtgtatttttttattaattaaatcaaaaaagataaaaaaaaccctccaaattagggttttggatgaaaatgtcaatatagtgtttcgaaaatatcaacacaatgctttgagaatgtcaacacaatgctttagaATGTTAACcaattgcttatattgacattctacatgtattatattgacatattttatattgtatgTTGAATTTCtgttgtacgaaaaaattaaaaaaatttgaattttgtt is a window from the Salvia hispanica cultivar TCC Black 2014 chromosome 1, UniMelb_Shisp_WGS_1.0, whole genome shotgun sequence genome containing:
- the LOC125201557 gene encoding protein sym-1; protein product: MMAANPTTVAQKYYVFSDFRRTHIHTPTSILSCNSIHNNGNSRSRISLASANGLGIYGSKPLALRSFQVSSGGGAGDGSSGGGGSSGGGGGGGSGGGGGGHGSNWSFVSWYLSLLAEHPVITKAVTSAMLTLVGDVICQLFIDQVPSPDLKRTFIFTSLGLVLVGPTLHFWYLYLSKLVTLPGASGTFLRLILDQFIFSPIFIGTFLSTLVTLEGHPSNVIPKLKQEWFSSVVANWQLWIPFQFLNFQFVPQQFQVLAANFIALVWNVILSYKAHKEVPAE
- the LOC125207796 gene encoding putative GEM-like protein 8 — encoded protein: MEKTKDREFEDGFPTSPFVASLDRSSSLSEPSRSPSSSDHSAPFTENGEVAEAGRNQKKKLDRKGTSFAYRVREHVKMGPKFSETVKGKLSVGAKIIKKGGRENIFRDIFGVSEGEKLLKASQCYLSTTAGPIAGILFISTQKLSFCSERSITVHSSSGGLIRIPYKVSIPMKKIKAANESGNVNNPTHKYIEIVTEDGYEFWFMGFVRYEKAVVNLRRAISLQH